One segment of Penaeus vannamei isolate JL-2024 chromosome 3, ASM4276789v1, whole genome shotgun sequence DNA contains the following:
- the LOC113817484 gene encoding uridylate-specific endoribonuclease, which translates to MKVPALLLLFIAGTLGQSCVGRCGVNDGVSGCQCNSVCSNYGDCCSDYEAVCFSCKDRCGEGYVQSKPCQCNNECGSHGNCCSDYDVECGGGTGGGVTDTDLRNLMEELYSLDVNSVGNQLVLDHQGQGSSGDLAPESLFVSVPESALTGPTISLLRQLQDNYIPSVSFAEDEDAAEVAEQEAFLDAVMATQVMQRAETFLTEKNLLSGSLRDKLKEIWFMMYTRSGSILGSSGFEHVFVGELKNGVVSGFHNWVSFYQEELDGNLNYMGWSKTVDLGDKGEIIMDHFEWLGEPKSIGSMMVGTSPELDMAMFTVCFLARPDSKCPTQMNGHQFQVQTHPSDYDGHVLVGSAYPDI; encoded by the exons ATGAAGGTCCCagccctccttctgctcttcatCGCCG GCACGCTCGGCCAATCCTGCGTTGGTCGATGCGGAGTGAATGATGGGGTGTCGGGCTGCCAGTGCAACTCCGTCTGCAGCAACTACGGCGACTGTTGCAGCGACTACGAGGCAGTCTGTTTCTCTTGCAAGGACCGGTGTGGGGAAGGGTACGTGCAGTCCAAGCCGTGTCAGTGCAACAACGAGTGCGGCTCCCACGGAAACTGCTGTTCTGACTACGATGTGGAGTGCGGAG GAGGAACCGGCGGAGGAGTGACGGACACTGACCTGAGGAACTTGATGGAGGAGCTCTACTCCCTGGATGTAAACAGCGTCGGCAACCAGCTCGTCCTCGACCACCAGGGACAGGGATCTTCAGGAGACCTCGCCCCTGAGAG TCTCTTCGTCTCGGTGCCTGAGTCCGCGCTGACAGGCCCCACCATCAGCCTCCTCCGCCAGCTGCAGGACAACTACATCCCCTCCGTGTCCTTCGCCGAGGACGAGGACGCGGCGGAGGTCGCGGAGCAGGAGGCCTTCCTCGACGCCGTCATGGCCACTCAGGTCATGCAGCGCGCCGAAACCTTCCTTACGGAGAAAA ATCTACTGAGTGGGAGCCTGCGAGACAAGCTGAAGGAGATCTGGTTCATGATGTACACAAGGTCGGGGAGCATCCTGGGCTCCTCTGGCTTCGAGCACGTGTTCGTCGGGGAACTGAAGAACGGGGTCGTGTCGGGCTTCCACAACTGGGTCAGCTTCTACCAGGAGGAACTTGACGGAAACCTCAACTACATGGGTTGGTCGAAGACGGTCGACCTCGGAGATAAG GGAGAAATCATCATGGACCACTTTGAATGGCTGGGCGAACCCAAGAGCATCGGGTCAATGATGGTCGGCACCTCACCCGAGCTGGACATGGCCATGTTCACAGTGTGCTTCCTGGCCCGACCCGACTCCAAGTGTCCCACGCAGATGAACGGTCATCAGTTCCAAGTTCAGACCCACCCTTCCGATTATGATGGCCATGTTCTTGTTGGTAGCGCTTATCCTGATATATAA